The Rhodocytophaga rosea genome has a segment encoding these proteins:
- the ric gene encoding iron-sulfur cluster repair di-iron protein encodes MNTELDVRKIEPRFKHPFIFQNFDQLLHGEILTLVNDHDPLPLYHQFKTERNGIFDWNYEEKGPALWKVKITKKLVSDETVADLARQFPNALPVFKKLHIDFCCNGNRLFTEACEEAGLDPRQVKLQVIESTEKPPLHFRAEDWSPAFLADYIVQNHHKYVKDTVPQLEALLEKVENVHGKEHPEIHSIHACFVSLAIELLQHMQKEEQILFPAIKQLVKNKQNNEVNGSFPFQTIRNPIAAMENEHAGAGEDMESIRKLTNNFTPPADACQSYRLLYKQLEEFEDDLHQHVHLENNLLFPKAIQLEKEMQ; translated from the coding sequence ATGAATACTGAGCTTGATGTCCGCAAAATTGAACCACGGTTTAAGCATCCCTTTATTTTCCAGAATTTCGACCAGTTGCTTCACGGCGAAATATTAACTTTAGTAAATGACCATGATCCGCTGCCCCTTTATCACCAGTTTAAAACCGAACGGAACGGAATTTTTGACTGGAATTACGAAGAAAAAGGGCCTGCCCTCTGGAAAGTAAAAATTACCAAAAAATTAGTTTCTGATGAAACCGTAGCCGATCTGGCACGCCAGTTTCCGAATGCATTACCTGTTTTTAAAAAACTGCACATTGATTTTTGCTGCAATGGCAACCGCCTTTTTACAGAAGCATGCGAGGAAGCTGGTTTAGATCCCAGACAAGTAAAATTGCAGGTAATCGAGTCCACTGAAAAACCTCCTCTCCACTTCCGGGCCGAAGACTGGTCGCCAGCATTTTTAGCAGATTACATTGTACAGAACCATCATAAATATGTAAAGGACACTGTTCCACAGCTAGAGGCATTGCTCGAAAAAGTAGAGAATGTACACGGCAAGGAGCATCCGGAAATCCATTCTATTCATGCCTGTTTTGTATCGCTTGCCATAGAACTACTGCAACACATGCAGAAAGAAGAGCAGATTCTTTTTCCCGCTATTAAACAACTGGTAAAAAACAAGCAGAACAATGAAGTAAATGGTTCTTTCCCTTTTCAAACCATCCGTAATCCTATTGCCGCTATGGAAAATGAACATGCAGGAGCAGGCGAAGACATGGAAAGTATCCGGAAGTTAACGAATAATTTTACACCGCCTGCTGATGCCTGCCAGTCGTACCGCCTGCTTTATAAGCAACTGGAAGAATTCGAAGACGATCTGCACCAGCATGTACATTTAGAAAATAACCTGTTGTTTCCGAAAGCGATTCAACTGGAAAAAGAAATGCAATAA
- a CDS encoding nitric-oxide reductase large subunit, which produces MKKYTKLWMGFITVMVGSFAVLGYYGSEIYRKAPPIPHKVVSASGKVLFTGQDIKDGQNVWQSIGGQEVGTVWGHGAYVAPDWTADWLHKEAMYMLDSWAKEAKGTTYEALDEETQAMLRARLQKQIRQNTYDTQTGNLTISDLRAEAIADVSKHYTGLFTNDPALAQYRDAYAIPANTIKDSERMRQMNAFFFWATWACVTNRPDSKITYTNNWPAEKLVANEPTSDLIIWTGFSVIVLIAGVGLLAYYYASHKEEEMEGAELPKKDPLLGLQPTPSMRATLKYFWVVTALIVVQVILGAVTAHYGVEGEAFYGIPLGEWLPYSITRTWHVQLAIFWIATSWLATGLFIAPAVSGYEPKFQSIGVNFLFIALLVIVVGSLAGQWFGVMQKLGLVENFWFGHQGYEYVDLGRFWQIFLLIGLFLWLFLMGRAIWPAFKNQAENRHLLAMFLISSIAIASFYAAGLMWGRQTNLAIAEYWRWWVVHLWVEGFFEVFATVVIAFLFVRMGLLRTKIATPTVLFSTIIFLFGGIIGTFHHLYFSGTPTSVLALGATFSALEVVPLVLIGFEAYHNLTLSRATEWIKAYKWPIYCFVAVAFWNLVGAGIFGFVINPPIALYYMQGLNTTPVHGHTALFGVYGILGIGLMLFVLKGLAARNVWKDGVISFAFWSINIGLALMVLISVLPIGLMQTWASVEHGLWYARSMEFMQTPTMEILRWLRVIGDTIFAAGAIALGWFVIGLKTGWSLQKETDISPENFPRIKKGEDYINA; this is translated from the coding sequence ATGAAGAAATACACAAAACTATGGATGGGCTTTATCACTGTAATGGTTGGCTCCTTTGCCGTTCTGGGCTATTATGGCTCAGAAATATACAGAAAAGCGCCTCCTATTCCACATAAAGTTGTAAGTGCCAGCGGCAAAGTTTTATTTACAGGCCAGGATATTAAAGATGGGCAAAATGTGTGGCAATCTATCGGCGGACAGGAAGTAGGAACGGTATGGGGGCATGGTGCATATGTAGCCCCTGACTGGACGGCTGACTGGCTCCACAAAGAAGCAATGTATATGCTCGACAGCTGGGCAAAAGAGGCCAAAGGCACAACTTATGAAGCCTTAGATGAAGAAACGCAAGCCATGCTGAGAGCCCGTTTGCAAAAACAAATCCGGCAAAACACCTACGATACCCAGACTGGCAACCTCACTATTTCCGACCTCAGGGCAGAAGCTATTGCAGACGTAAGCAAGCACTATACTGGCCTGTTCACCAACGACCCTGCTTTGGCGCAATACCGCGATGCCTATGCCATTCCAGCTAATACCATCAAAGATTCGGAGCGGATGCGGCAAATGAATGCATTCTTTTTCTGGGCGACCTGGGCCTGCGTTACCAACCGGCCTGACAGTAAGATCACTTATACCAATAACTGGCCTGCTGAAAAACTAGTAGCCAACGAACCCACCAGCGACCTGATCATCTGGACTGGCTTTAGTGTAATTGTATTGATTGCCGGAGTGGGATTACTTGCCTATTATTATGCCTCGCACAAAGAGGAAGAGATGGAAGGGGCTGAACTACCTAAAAAAGATCCTTTATTAGGTTTGCAACCTACACCTTCTATGCGGGCCACTTTAAAATACTTTTGGGTAGTAACGGCGCTTATTGTCGTACAGGTGATCTTGGGTGCGGTTACCGCCCATTATGGGGTAGAAGGGGAAGCATTTTATGGTATTCCGCTGGGTGAATGGCTGCCTTATTCTATCACCCGTACCTGGCATGTGCAGCTGGCTATTTTCTGGATTGCTACTTCCTGGCTGGCTACCGGGTTATTTATTGCCCCTGCTGTTTCAGGCTATGAACCCAAATTTCAAAGCATAGGCGTTAATTTCCTGTTTATTGCCTTACTCGTGATTGTGGTAGGCTCCCTTGCCGGACAGTGGTTTGGTGTGATGCAAAAATTAGGTTTGGTAGAAAACTTCTGGTTTGGCCATCAGGGATATGAGTATGTAGATTTGGGCCGTTTCTGGCAGATATTCCTTTTGATAGGATTATTTTTGTGGTTATTTCTGATGGGAAGAGCCATCTGGCCGGCCTTTAAAAACCAGGCTGAAAACCGGCATCTGCTGGCGATGTTCTTGATTTCTTCCATAGCCATTGCTTCTTTCTATGCAGCCGGGCTGATGTGGGGCAGGCAAACAAACTTAGCCATTGCCGAATACTGGCGGTGGTGGGTCGTGCATCTGTGGGTGGAAGGCTTTTTTGAAGTATTTGCCACGGTAGTGATTGCGTTTTTATTTGTAAGAATGGGTTTGTTACGGACAAAAATAGCTACACCAACAGTATTATTTTCTACCATTATTTTCTTGTTTGGTGGTATTATCGGCACTTTCCATCACCTGTATTTCAGCGGAACACCAACCTCTGTATTGGCTTTGGGCGCTACTTTCAGCGCCTTAGAAGTAGTACCGCTAGTCCTGATCGGCTTTGAAGCCTACCATAACCTGACCTTGAGCCGGGCTACCGAATGGATCAAAGCCTATAAATGGCCGATCTACTGCTTTGTTGCCGTTGCTTTCTGGAATCTGGTAGGCGCAGGCATTTTCGGCTTTGTGATTAATCCCCCTATTGCCTTATACTATATGCAAGGTCTGAATACAACGCCTGTACATGGACATACGGCTCTGTTTGGTGTATACGGCATTTTAGGTATTGGCCTGATGCTGTTTGTATTGAAAGGCTTAGCAGCCCGCAATGTCTGGAAAGATGGCGTAATCAGCTTTGCTTTCTGGTCTATTAATATCGGCCTGGCTCTGATGGTGCTCATTAGTGTATTGCCTATTGGGTTAATGCAAACCTGGGCAAGTGTGGAGCATGGGCTCTGGTATGCCCGTTCGATGGAATTTATGCAAACCCCTACCATGGAAATTCTCCGCTGGCTCCGGGTGATCGGCGACACCATCTTTGCCGCTGGGGCAATTGCACTGGGATGGTTTGTGATCGGATTGAAAACCGGCTGGTCGCTGCAGAAGGAAACGGATATTTCGCCTGAAAACTTTCCGAGGATAAAGAAAGGCGAAGACTATATTAATGCCTGA
- a CDS encoding c-type cytochrome, translated as MKIDNPKANELLFKFCLFFSLLIAVSCSSENKTEGNEASNTTEENTSSAPAAQPEAVPVADQSKGIGPVSNVNVGADIDKTLAGQGKTIFESKCAACHKLNERYVGPPLGGVTQRRKPEWIMNMILNPQEMVQKNDTAQALLSTYMTQMPNQNLTQEEARAMLEYFRQADSEPKQK; from the coding sequence ATGAAAATCGATAACCCGAAAGCTAATGAGTTGCTTTTTAAATTTTGTTTATTTTTCAGTTTACTCATTGCTGTTTCCTGCTCATCTGAGAATAAAACAGAAGGTAATGAGGCTTCCAATACAACTGAGGAAAATACCTCCTCAGCACCTGCGGCACAGCCGGAAGCCGTCCCAGTGGCTGATCAAAGTAAGGGAATAGGTCCTGTGAGCAATGTTAATGTAGGTGCCGATATTGATAAAACTCTGGCTGGTCAGGGAAAAACTATATTTGAAAGCAAGTGTGCCGCCTGCCATAAACTCAACGAACGCTACGTAGGGCCGCCATTAGGGGGTGTAACACAAAGGCGTAAACCGGAATGGATCATGAATATGATTCTAAATCCGCAAGAAATGGTGCAGAAAAATGATACCGCGCAGGCTTTGTTAAGTACGTATATGACACAAATGCCTAACCAGAACCTCACACAGGAAGAAGCAAGAGCAATGCTGGAATATTTCCGGCAGGCAGATAGCGAACCAAAACAGAAATAA
- a CDS encoding substrate-binding domain-containing protein, translating to MKYTFLSFCLAICLSLVSCEPRKQPGQASTNDTPAVQVNPNEEYVMVTTSVNMPMYVNHDQAAFKRWGEKMGVKTSVLGPPEWDVQAQVATIEQVIGTKPAGLLINGTDPSIAQAINKAVEAGIPTVVYDSDIPQSKRHAFLGTNWYEIGRIQGETMAKLINGKGKIAYMGILGLTNMEQGFQGLLDVLKNYPQIQVVGKYDDKSNIEEAARITADLISAHPDIAGICGFDSNSGPGIGLAVKEAGKAGQIKVTTVDWEPEHMRLVKDGVIQLLVGQKRELFTWYGAQFLYDMVHQTNQLSSNDTKANIVPVPSTVNTGLLTITKDNVDQFLGAKQ from the coding sequence TTTCCTGTGAACCCAGAAAACAGCCAGGACAGGCTTCAACTAATGATACTCCGGCGGTACAGGTAAATCCCAACGAAGAATATGTAATGGTAACGACCAGTGTAAATATGCCCATGTATGTCAACCACGATCAGGCCGCATTCAAACGCTGGGGAGAAAAAATGGGTGTAAAAACATCCGTATTGGGTCCGCCGGAATGGGATGTACAGGCACAGGTGGCTACCATCGAACAAGTGATTGGAACCAAACCAGCCGGATTGTTAATCAACGGCACCGATCCGAGTATTGCCCAGGCCATTAATAAAGCGGTTGAGGCTGGCATTCCAACTGTAGTCTATGATTCGGATATTCCGCAGAGTAAACGACATGCATTTCTGGGTACCAACTGGTATGAGATCGGGCGGATTCAAGGCGAAACGATGGCTAAACTCATTAATGGAAAAGGAAAAATCGCCTACATGGGCATTCTGGGTTTAACCAATATGGAACAGGGTTTTCAGGGTTTACTGGATGTACTCAAAAACTATCCTCAAATTCAGGTAGTGGGTAAATACGACGATAAATCCAATATTGAAGAAGCTGCCAGAATTACCGCCGACCTGATTAGTGCTCACCCGGATATTGCCGGTATTTGCGGGTTTGATTCCAACAGTGGTCCGGGAATTGGCCTGGCAGTAAAAGAAGCCGGAAAAGCCGGGCAAATCAAAGTAACTACGGTGGACTGGGAACCAGAACACATGCGCCTGGTAAAAGATGGTGTAATCCAGTTACTGGTCGGCCAGAAAAGGGAATTATTTACCTGGTATGGTGCCCAGTTCCTTTACGACATGGTTCACCAGACGAATCAGCTTTCCAGTAATGATACCAAAGCCAATATTGTTCCGGTACCTTCCACGGTAAACACTGGTTTACTCACCATCACCAAAGATAATGTAGACCAGTTTCTGGGAGCAAAGCAATAA